Proteins from a genomic interval of Piscinibacter sp. HJYY11:
- the metH gene encoding methionine synthase yields MTAAAKPTHVPPMKLSGLEPVTIGEGTLFVNIGERTNVTGSKAFARMILNGQFEEALAVARQQVENGAQVIDVNMDEAMLDAKASMVRFLNLIASEPEIARVPIMVDSSKWEVIEAGLKCIQGKGIVNSISMKEGVDEFKRQAKLVRRYGAAAVVMAFDEKGQADTFERKIEICERAYRILVDEVGFPPEDIIFDPNIFAIATGIEEHNNYAVDFIEATRWIKQNLPGAKVSGGVSNVSFSFRGNDPMREAIHTVFLYHAIQAGMDMGIVNAGMVGVYDDLEPTLRERVEDVVLNRRPDAGERLVEIAETAKGAAKDDSAKFAWRAKPVRERLSHALVHGINDFITEDTEEVYQLIKAEGGRPLHVIEGPLMDGMNVVGDLFGQGKMFLPQVVKSARVMKQAVAHLLPYIEAEKQALIDAGGEAKAKGKIVIATVKGDVHDIGKNIVTVVLQCNNFEVVNMGVMVPCQDILARAKVEGADIIGLSGLITPSLEEMQHVAGEMQRDDYFRVKKIPLLIGGATTSRVHTAVKISPHYEGPVVYVPDASRSVSVCSDLLSDEKASAYIAELNADYERVRHQHANKKATPLVTLAKARANKTPIDWAAYTPPAPRFTGRRLFKNYDLAELAKCIDWAPFFQTWDLAGPYPAILTDEIVGESARRVFSDGQSMLNRLIKGRWLTANGVIGLYPANTVNDDDIEIYTDESRREVLMTWHGLRMQSERPVIDGVARPNRCLADFIAPKGSGKADHIGLFAVTAGIGCEKKEKQFLDDHDDYSSIMLKALADRLAEAFAERMHQRVRQELWGYAADESLSNDELIAEKYRGIRPAPGYPACPDHTVKREMFRVLQCEDIGMGLTESLAMTPAASVSGFYMAHPEATYFNVGKIGDDQLKDWAQRNQVDEKQAERALSPLL; encoded by the coding sequence ATGACCGCCGCCGCCAAACCCACCCACGTCCCGCCCATGAAGTTGTCCGGCCTGGAACCGGTGACCATCGGCGAGGGCACGCTCTTCGTCAACATCGGCGAGCGCACCAACGTCACCGGGTCCAAGGCCTTCGCACGGATGATCCTCAACGGGCAGTTCGAGGAAGCCCTGGCCGTCGCGCGCCAACAGGTGGAAAACGGCGCCCAGGTGATCGACGTCAACATGGACGAGGCGATGCTCGATGCCAAGGCATCGATGGTGCGCTTCCTCAACCTCATCGCCTCCGAGCCCGAGATCGCACGCGTGCCGATCATGGTCGACAGCTCGAAGTGGGAGGTGATCGAGGCCGGCCTCAAGTGCATCCAGGGCAAGGGCATCGTCAACTCGATCTCGATGAAGGAAGGGGTCGACGAGTTCAAACGCCAGGCCAAGCTCGTACGGCGCTACGGCGCCGCGGCGGTCGTGATGGCCTTCGACGAGAAGGGGCAGGCCGACACCTTCGAGCGCAAGATCGAGATCTGCGAGCGGGCCTACCGCATCCTCGTCGACGAGGTCGGCTTCCCGCCGGAAGACATCATCTTCGACCCCAACATCTTCGCGATCGCCACCGGCATCGAGGAGCACAACAACTACGCGGTCGACTTCATCGAGGCCACGCGCTGGATCAAGCAGAACCTGCCGGGCGCGAAGGTGAGCGGCGGGGTGTCGAACGTGAGCTTCAGCTTCCGCGGCAACGACCCGATGCGCGAAGCGATCCACACCGTGTTCCTGTACCACGCGATCCAGGCGGGCATGGACATGGGCATCGTCAACGCCGGCATGGTGGGCGTGTACGACGACCTCGAGCCCACGCTGCGCGAGCGGGTGGAAGACGTGGTGCTGAACCGCCGGCCGGATGCCGGCGAGCGCCTGGTCGAAATCGCCGAGACCGCCAAGGGCGCGGCCAAGGACGACAGCGCGAAATTCGCCTGGCGTGCCAAGCCCGTGCGCGAGCGCCTCTCGCATGCGCTGGTGCACGGCATCAACGACTTCATCACCGAAGACACCGAAGAGGTGTACCAGCTGATCAAGGCCGAGGGCGGCCGCCCGCTGCATGTGATCGAAGGCCCGCTGATGGACGGCATGAACGTCGTCGGCGACCTCTTCGGCCAAGGCAAGATGTTCCTGCCGCAGGTGGTGAAGAGCGCGCGTGTGATGAAGCAGGCGGTGGCGCACCTGCTGCCCTACATCGAGGCCGAGAAACAGGCGCTGATCGACGCCGGCGGCGAGGCCAAGGCCAAGGGCAAGATCGTCATCGCCACCGTCAAAGGCGACGTGCACGACATCGGCAAGAACATCGTCACCGTCGTGCTCCAGTGCAACAACTTCGAGGTGGTCAACATGGGCGTGATGGTCCCGTGCCAGGACATCCTCGCCCGCGCCAAGGTGGAAGGCGCCGACATCATCGGCCTCTCGGGCCTCATCACGCCGAGTCTGGAAGAGATGCAGCACGTGGCAGGCGAGATGCAGCGCGACGACTACTTCCGCGTGAAGAAGATCCCGCTGCTCATCGGCGGCGCCACCACCAGCCGCGTGCACACCGCGGTGAAGATCTCGCCGCACTACGAAGGCCCGGTCGTCTACGTGCCCGATGCGAGCCGCAGCGTGAGCGTGTGCAGCGACCTGTTGTCGGATGAGAAGGCCAGCGCCTACATCGCCGAGCTCAACGCCGACTACGAGCGGGTGCGCCACCAGCATGCCAACAAGAAGGCCACGCCGCTGGTCACGCTTGCGAAGGCACGCGCCAACAAGACGCCGATCGACTGGGCGGCCTACACCCCACCGGCGCCCAGGTTCACCGGCCGGCGCCTCTTCAAGAACTACGACCTGGCCGAGCTCGCCAAGTGCATCGACTGGGCGCCCTTCTTCCAGACCTGGGACCTGGCAGGCCCCTACCCGGCCATCCTCACGGACGAGATCGTCGGCGAATCGGCGCGCCGTGTGTTCAGCGACGGCCAGAGCATGCTCAACCGGCTGATCAAGGGCCGCTGGCTCACCGCCAACGGCGTGATCGGCCTGTATCCGGCCAACACCGTCAACGACGACGACATCGAGATCTACACCGACGAGTCGCGCCGCGAAGTGCTGATGACCTGGCACGGCCTGCGCATGCAGAGCGAGCGCCCGGTGATCGACGGCGTCGCAAGGCCGAACCGCTGCCTCGCCGACTTCATCGCCCCCAAGGGCTCGGGCAAGGCCGACCACATCGGCCTCTTCGCCGTCACCGCCGGCATCGGCTGCGAGAAGAAGGAGAAGCAGTTCCTCGACGACCACGACGACTACAGCTCGATCATGCTCAAGGCCCTGGCCGACCGCCTGGCCGAAGCCTTCGCCGAGCGCATGCACCAGCGGGTGCGCCAGGAGCTGTGGGGCTACGCGGCCGACGAGTCGCTCAGCAACGACGAGTTGATCGCCGAGAAGTACCGCGGCATCCGCCCAGCCCCCGGCTACCCCGCCTGCCCGGACCACACCGTCAAGCGCGAGATGTTCCGCGTGCTCCAGTGCGAGGACATCGGCATGGGCCTGACCGAGAGCCTCGCGATGACACCCGCCGCGAGCGTGAGCGGCTTCTACATGGCGCACCCCGAGGCGACCTACTTCAACGTCGGCAAGATCGGCGACGACCAGTTGAAGGACTGGGCCCAGCGCAACCAGGTCGACGAGAAGCAGGCCGAGCGCGCGCTGTCGCCCTTGCTCTAG
- a CDS encoding OmpA family protein — protein sequence MTPSCSPPRLLQLLLAALATGSLAGLLSGCGSPPPKPVPAVATSAPGSAAGPVYGKGTTEGKGFSPQMEAAERQLSSALSGTGASVARTTDERIWITLPGDLTFQPNRSALKPGATAVLDKIVLSLRGLPTADLRIVGHTDAKGAAAANDALSLDRAASTRDWLVARGMSPVRIAVAGRGSRDPLASNDDEAGRATNRRVEILVGEKPRNNTATAK from the coding sequence ATGACGCCTTCCTGCTCGCCTCCTCGCCTGCTCCAGCTGCTGCTTGCAGCGCTTGCCACCGGCTCCCTCGCGGGGCTGCTCAGCGGCTGCGGCTCGCCGCCACCCAAGCCCGTGCCCGCGGTGGCCACCTCGGCGCCGGGCTCGGCTGCCGGCCCGGTCTACGGCAAGGGCACGACCGAGGGCAAGGGCTTCTCGCCGCAAATGGAAGCGGCCGAGCGCCAGCTGAGCAGCGCCTTGAGCGGCACCGGCGCCTCGGTTGCGCGGACGACCGACGAGCGCATCTGGATCACGCTGCCCGGCGACCTCACCTTCCAGCCCAACCGCTCGGCGCTGAAGCCGGGCGCCACGGCGGTGCTCGACAAGATCGTGCTGTCGCTGCGGGGCCTGCCCACCGCCGATCTGCGCATCGTCGGCCACACCGACGCCAAGGGCGCCGCCGCCGCCAACGATGCCCTGTCGCTCGACCGTGCGGCCAGCACCCGCGACTGGCTGGTGGCGCGCGGCATGTCGCCGGTGCGCATCGCGGTCGCCGGGCGCGGCTCGCGCGACCCGCTGGCCAGCAACGACGACGAGGCCGGGCGTGCGACCAACCGGCGCGTGGAGATCCTGGTCGGCGAAAAGCCGCGCAACAACACGGCCACTGCGAAGTAA
- a CDS encoding HD-GYP domain-containing protein, giving the protein MPVIQLPPEILRTGHPAPVSVRDATGHLLLAKGVMVATEAQRQRLVSRALYVDELEGDLLKRALAGKLDSMLRQNAKLGHMARAEVGEVVMASSGTAAVAVDPVTAWANLQMRGRALLQSPAPADFIAKLDKYQAEVLALTEADADLALLLLVQATCSDAHHYSVTHGLLVAVLCELAARQIPSFTPDMRHSLRCAALTMNIAMTALQDQLALQEEPPAPQQRALIDNHAERAVACLSQAGVGDALWLEAVEHHHDTTPGPLAGQRPGLQLARLLQRADIFSARLSMRRARPALAASAAIKAAYLDEHQQADEAGKAIIQATGIYPPGSFVRLSSGELAVVLRHGAHAKAPKVASIVSKSGTPLVEPTVRDTRLRPHDVTGGVAPQEVKVRLNMEKLLSLA; this is encoded by the coding sequence ATGCCCGTCATCCAACTGCCCCCCGAGATCCTGCGCACCGGCCACCCGGCGCCGGTGTCGGTGCGCGACGCCACCGGCCACCTGCTGCTGGCCAAGGGCGTGATGGTGGCGACCGAAGCGCAGCGCCAGCGCCTGGTGTCGCGCGCGCTCTACGTCGACGAACTCGAGGGCGACCTGCTCAAGCGGGCGCTGGCCGGCAAGCTCGATTCCATGCTGCGGCAGAACGCCAAGCTCGGCCACATGGCCCGCGCCGAAGTCGGCGAGGTGGTGATGGCCAGCAGCGGCACCGCGGCCGTGGCCGTCGACCCGGTCACCGCCTGGGCGAACCTGCAGATGCGCGGCCGCGCGCTGCTGCAAAGCCCTGCGCCGGCCGACTTCATCGCCAAGCTCGACAAGTACCAGGCCGAAGTGCTGGCGCTCACCGAGGCCGATGCCGACCTGGCCTTGCTGCTGCTGGTGCAGGCCACCTGCAGCGATGCCCACCACTACAGCGTGACCCACGGGTTGCTGGTGGCGGTGCTGTGCGAGCTGGCGGCACGCCAGATCCCTTCGTTCACGCCCGACATGCGCCACTCGCTGCGCTGTGCGGCGCTGACGATGAACATCGCGATGACCGCGCTGCAGGACCAGCTGGCCCTGCAGGAAGAGCCGCCGGCGCCGCAGCAGCGGGCCTTGATCGACAACCACGCCGAGCGTGCGGTGGCCTGCCTGAGCCAGGCGGGCGTCGGCGATGCGCTGTGGCTGGAGGCGGTGGAGCACCATCACGACACGACTCCCGGCCCCTTGGCCGGCCAGCGCCCGGGCCTGCAACTGGCCCGGCTGCTGCAGCGGGCCGACATCTTCTCGGCCCGCCTGAGCATGCGCCGCGCGCGCCCGGCGCTGGCCGCCTCGGCGGCGATCAAGGCCGCCTACCTCGACGAACACCAGCAGGCCGACGAGGCCGGCAAGGCCATCATCCAGGCGACCGGCATCTACCCGCCGGGCAGCTTCGTGCGCTTGTCGAGCGGTGAGCTCGCGGTGGTGTTGCGCCACGGCGCGCATGCGAAGGCGCCGAAGGTGGCCAGCATCGTGAGCAAGAGCGGCACGCCGCTCGTGGAGCCGACCGTGCGCGACACGCGGCTGCGCCCGCACGACGTGACGGGCGGCGTCGCGCCTCAGGAGGTGAAGGTGCGGCTCAACATGGAAAAGCTGCTGAGCCTGGCTTGA
- a CDS encoding homocysteine S-methyltransferase family protein — translation MNAAATYTRAQALPEILKHRIAILDGAMGTMIQRYKLTEEQVRGERFKDHHKDLKNNSDLLVITQPAVIREIHEQYLAAGADIIETNTFGATTVAQDDFALGHLVRELNLAAAKLAREACDKYSTPDKPRFAAGALGPMPRTASISPDVNDPGARNITFDELREAYLEQARALLEGGVDLFLVETIFDTLNAKAAVFALDELMEETGERLPVIISGTVTDASGRILSGQTVTAFWHSVRHAKPIAVGLNCALGAALMRPYIEELSKVAGDTYISCYPNAGLPNPMSDTGFDETPDITGGLLEEFAKSGFLNIAGGCCGTTPAHIAEIAKKVSAYRPRAKHDPLFSGLVAA, via the coding sequence ATGAACGCCGCTGCAACCTACACCCGCGCCCAGGCGCTGCCCGAGATCCTCAAGCACCGCATCGCCATCCTCGACGGCGCGATGGGCACGATGATCCAGCGCTACAAGCTCACCGAGGAGCAGGTGCGGGGCGAGCGCTTCAAGGACCACCACAAGGACCTGAAGAACAATTCCGACCTGCTGGTGATCACGCAGCCGGCGGTGATCCGCGAGATCCACGAGCAGTACCTCGCGGCGGGCGCCGACATCATCGAGACCAACACCTTCGGCGCCACCACCGTGGCACAAGACGACTTCGCGCTCGGCCACCTGGTGCGCGAGCTCAACCTCGCCGCCGCCAAGCTGGCCCGCGAGGCCTGCGACAAGTACAGCACCCCCGACAAGCCGCGCTTTGCGGCCGGCGCGCTGGGCCCGATGCCGCGCACCGCGAGCATCAGCCCCGACGTGAACGACCCGGGTGCCCGCAACATCACCTTCGACGAGCTGCGCGAGGCCTATCTCGAGCAGGCGCGTGCGCTGCTCGAGGGTGGGGTCGACCTGTTCCTCGTCGAGACCATCTTCGACACGCTCAATGCGAAGGCGGCCGTGTTTGCGCTGGACGAGCTGATGGAAGAAACCGGCGAGCGCCTGCCGGTGATCATCTCGGGCACGGTGACCGACGCCTCGGGCCGCATCCTGTCCGGCCAGACCGTCACCGCCTTCTGGCACAGCGTGCGCCACGCCAAGCCGATCGCGGTGGGCCTCAACTGCGCGCTCGGTGCGGCGCTGATGCGGCCGTACATCGAGGAACTCTCGAAGGTGGCTGGCGACACCTACATCAGCTGCTACCCGAACGCCGGCCTGCCCAACCCGATGAGCGACACCGGCTTCGACGAGACACCCGACATCACCGGCGGGCTGCTGGAAGAGTTCGCGAAGTCGGGCTTCCTCAACATCGCGGGCGGCTGCTGCGGCACGACGCCGGCGCACATTGCCGAGATCGCGAAGAAGGTGTCGGCCTACCGGCCGCGGGCCAAGCACGACCCGCTGTTCAGCGGGCTGGTCGCCGCCTGA
- a CDS encoding bifunctional diguanylate cyclase/phosphodiesterase — translation MDEAFLTWRFRAELWAASTAMAMFAAYVALDLARGVSSRHASTSLRAGLASAIALGGGTWAAHFIAVANEPLPFAMGYHGSWVFASLVLALVSSVVGVQLSARPRLGLGRVTVAAVALGVGACGVPMLGLLALRLSPAPHWNIPLLVGGALLASLCAGLALAIVAERRRRRPHLGLLWQVGVALGLGGAIAIGNAAVLHAASVPLLTLSLAVGRTTPATVAALAALGVPALLALLLMTSVLEGRFRRLLKRTRDEVKRAAQTDRLTELPNRSAVEEALQVAAVRADRLGHRLALVFLNVDGLKAVNESFGQSTGDAVLREVAQRLRKVASANDAIARAGGDEFVLLLEGNPTQQDAAHMVDRILASMNDPCRIDDHEISVSCTVGVAIYPEHGTSTRLIAHAAAAMRHAKRTGGASHAMFEERMVAGSRDQVELLQDLRRAIANHELMLHYQPKIHAPSGQITGAEALMRWKHPQRGMVGPHIFIPLAERYGLINALGNWLIEEVCQQIRAWRDKGLRMRVAINLSVHQLRQADLVERILNALERHHIDPSLLTCEITESAAMDDTRVTLQVIERLSAIGVHLSIDDFGTGYSSLSYLRQLAAEELKIDRSFVFDLETSADARAIVDAVVKLAQALGLKVVAEGVETEQQQEILRQLGCNELQGYLFAKPMPPEALVLWAMNDEGPRALDFRPSLFGDTLPQSIQPAEAANETGS, via the coding sequence ATGGACGAGGCTTTTCTGACGTGGAGGTTCCGCGCCGAGCTGTGGGCTGCCTCCACGGCGATGGCGATGTTTGCCGCCTACGTCGCGCTCGATCTCGCGCGCGGCGTGTCGTCGCGCCATGCCTCGACCTCCCTGCGCGCCGGCCTGGCCTCTGCCATCGCACTGGGCGGTGGCACCTGGGCCGCCCATTTCATTGCCGTCGCCAACGAGCCCCTGCCCTTCGCGATGGGCTACCACGGCAGCTGGGTCTTCGCGTCGCTGGTGCTGGCGCTCGTCAGCTCGGTGGTGGGCGTGCAGCTGAGTGCGCGCCCGCGCCTGGGGCTCGGCCGGGTGACGGTCGCCGCCGTGGCGCTGGGCGTCGGCGCCTGCGGCGTGCCGATGCTGGGCCTGCTGGCCCTGCGCCTGAGCCCGGCACCGCACTGGAACATTCCGCTGCTCGTCGGCGGCGCCCTGCTGGCGAGCCTCTGCGCCGGCCTGGCCCTTGCCATCGTGGCGGAGCGGCGTCGGCGCCGCCCGCACCTCGGCCTGTTGTGGCAGGTCGGCGTGGCCCTGGGCCTGGGCGGCGCCATCGCCATCGGCAACGCAGCCGTGCTCCACGCCGCCTCGGTGCCGCTGCTCACCCTGTCGCTCGCCGTGGGCCGCACCACGCCGGCCACCGTGGCGGCGCTCGCCGCCCTCGGCGTGCCGGCCCTGCTCGCGCTGTTGCTGATGACCTCGGTGCTCGAAGGGCGCTTTCGCCGGCTGCTCAAGCGCACCCGCGATGAAGTCAAGCGCGCCGCGCAGACCGACCGCCTGACCGAGTTGCCCAACCGATCGGCGGTGGAAGAAGCCCTGCAGGTCGCCGCGGTGCGCGCCGACCGCCTGGGGCACCGGCTGGCGCTGGTCTTCCTCAACGTCGACGGGCTGAAGGCCGTCAACGAATCCTTCGGCCAGTCGACCGGCGACGCCGTGCTGCGCGAAGTGGCCCAGCGGCTGCGCAAGGTGGCGAGCGCCAACGACGCGATCGCCCGCGCCGGCGGCGACGAGTTCGTGCTGCTGCTGGAAGGCAACCCCACGCAGCAGGACGCGGCGCACATGGTCGACCGCATCCTCGCCAGCATGAACGACCCCTGCCGCATCGACGACCACGAGATCTCCGTCTCGTGCACCGTGGGCGTGGCGATCTATCCCGAGCACGGCACCTCGACCCGCCTCATCGCCCACGCCGCCGCCGCCATGCGGCATGCCAAGCGCACCGGCGGCGCGAGCCATGCGATGTTCGAAGAGCGCATGGTGGCCGGCTCGCGCGACCAGGTGGAGCTGCTGCAGGACCTGCGCCGCGCCATCGCCAACCACGAGCTGATGCTGCACTACCAGCCGAAGATCCACGCGCCGAGCGGCCAGATCACCGGCGCCGAGGCGCTGATGCGCTGGAAGCACCCGCAGCGCGGCATGGTCGGCCCACACATCTTCATCCCGCTGGCCGAGCGCTACGGCCTCATCAACGCACTGGGCAACTGGCTGATCGAAGAGGTGTGCCAGCAGATCCGCGCCTGGCGCGACAAGGGCCTGCGCATGCGGGTCGCGATCAACCTCTCGGTGCACCAGCTGCGCCAGGCCGACCTGGTGGAGCGCATCCTCAACGCGCTGGAGCGCCACCACATCGACCCCTCGCTGCTCACCTGCGAGATCACCGAATCGGCCGCGATGGACGACACGCGTGTGACGCTGCAGGTCATCGAGCGCCTGTCGGCGATCGGCGTGCATTTGTCGATCGACGACTTCGGCACCGGCTATTCCTCGCTGTCCTACCTGCGGCAGCTGGCCGCCGAAGAACTCAAGATCGACCGCAGCTTCGTGTTCGACCTGGAGACGAGCGCCGATGCGCGCGCCATCGTCGACGCCGTGGTCAAGCTCGCGCAGGCGCTCGGCCTCAAGGTCGTGGCCGAAGGCGTCGAGACCGAGCAGCAGCAGGAGATCCTGCGCCAGCTTGGCTGCAACGAGCTGCAGGGCTACCTCTTCGCCAAGCCCATGCCGCCCGAGGCGCTGGTGCTGTGGGCGATGAACGACGAAGGCCCGCGCGCGCTCGACTTCCGGCCGTCGCTCTTCGGCGACACGTTGCCGCAGTCCATCCAGCCAGCCGAAGCGGCGAACGAAACCGGGTCTTGA
- a CDS encoding ATP-binding protein has protein sequence MATSSHPDARMVLSPGLKEAPVLDRMCSQFVLTLTVRHAGRFNVRRDWNGLLALTGKHLVWPATVLARLRAFLNKRCKGNEHWNGHEALTDAVFMQRHGAWNGPYEEGTLFFYIDEYIKDAPKDLLSVLGATADWLDRSLKKESTLVQKNIDALAGLLQLNPAERALLLYGTLARYQRDLRGLLVEFKVSNAQEAYAAIAAVAGVNEQDVAEALRAGSRLERTGMVENLISEHNITDLADLMKVSEQLPPVLMRHYEGPSDLMAVFTRPATKSELTATDFHFVGEDQQVLTSLLRNAVARKEAGVNVLLYGPPGTGKTELAKVAAQAAGLQLYEVEYADRDGNSLSGRDRYRSLQISQVFLKGSPQVALLFDEVEDVFPPISTDAAQLMARLDTSDGAVSGSVSGKAWVNQILETNPVPVIWVTNRIEQIDPAFRRRFQYHLELKSPPPGAREALVTKALDGVDVSKDFIGRLAERRALTPAQVRTAVKFAKLAADAPHGPTMETLIERQLGNADKALGSHGQQRPARRVVTQYDLGLVHTESRFELPRIVEALRRKNHGTLCFHGAPGTGKTALAEHIAQELQRPLLVRQASDLVSKYVGETEANMARMFEEAESENAVLLLDEADSFLRSRRMAERNYEVTEVNEMLQGMERFGGVFICTTNLFDDLDEAALRRFSFKIRFLPLKPEQRERMFVIEALDGAEAALTREQIERLHKLDALTPGDFAAVKRQVDVLGVAFAPDEFLSQLEAEHRVKPEVRRRREIGFLH, from the coding sequence ATGGCGACGTCCAGTCACCCTGACGCACGGATGGTGTTGTCACCCGGCCTGAAAGAGGCGCCGGTGCTGGACCGCATGTGCTCCCAGTTCGTGCTCACGCTGACGGTGCGCCATGCCGGCCGCTTCAACGTGCGCCGCGACTGGAACGGGCTGCTCGCGCTCACCGGCAAGCACCTGGTGTGGCCCGCCACCGTGCTCGCGCGCCTGCGCGCCTTCCTCAACAAGCGCTGCAAGGGCAACGAACACTGGAACGGCCACGAGGCGCTCACCGATGCCGTCTTCATGCAGCGCCACGGCGCGTGGAACGGCCCCTACGAAGAGGGCACGCTCTTCTTCTACATCGACGAATACATCAAGGACGCCCCGAAAGACCTGCTCTCGGTGCTGGGCGCGACGGCCGACTGGCTCGACCGCAGCCTGAAGAAGGAGTCGACCCTCGTCCAGAAGAACATCGATGCGCTCGCCGGCCTGCTGCAGCTCAACCCGGCCGAGCGCGCGCTGCTGCTTTATGGCACGCTCGCCCGCTACCAGCGCGACCTGCGCGGCCTGCTGGTCGAGTTCAAGGTCTCGAATGCGCAGGAGGCCTATGCCGCGATCGCCGCGGTGGCCGGCGTCAACGAGCAGGACGTGGCCGAGGCGCTGCGCGCCGGCTCGCGGCTCGAGCGCACCGGCATGGTCGAGAACCTCATCTCCGAGCACAACATCACCGACCTCGCCGACCTGATGAAGGTGAGCGAGCAGCTGCCGCCGGTGCTGATGCGCCACTACGAAGGCCCGTCGGACCTGATGGCCGTCTTCACCCGCCCCGCCACCAAGAGCGAGCTCACCGCGACCGACTTCCATTTCGTCGGCGAGGACCAGCAGGTGCTGACCTCGCTCCTGCGCAATGCGGTGGCGCGCAAGGAGGCGGGCGTCAACGTGCTGCTCTACGGCCCGCCCGGCACCGGCAAGACCGAGCTCGCAAAAGTGGCCGCGCAGGCCGCCGGCCTGCAGCTCTACGAAGTGGAATACGCCGACCGCGACGGCAACTCGCTCTCGGGCCGCGACCGCTACCGCTCGCTGCAGATCAGCCAGGTCTTCCTCAAGGGCAGCCCGCAGGTCGCCCTGCTCTTCGACGAGGTGGAAGACGTGTTCCCGCCCATCTCGACCGACGCCGCCCAGCTGATGGCGCGGCTCGACACCAGCGACGGCGCCGTCTCGGGCAGCGTGAGCGGCAAGGCCTGGGTCAACCAGATCCTCGAGACCAACCCGGTGCCGGTGATCTGGGTCACCAACCGCATCGAGCAGATCGACCCGGCCTTCCGCCGCCGCTTCCAGTACCACCTCGAGCTGAAGAGCCCCCCGCCCGGCGCGCGCGAAGCGCTGGTGACCAAGGCACTCGATGGTGTCGACGTGTCGAAGGACTTCATCGGGCGCCTGGCCGAGCGCCGCGCGCTCACGCCGGCGCAGGTGCGCACCGCGGTCAAGTTCGCCAAGCTCGCGGCTGACGCACCCCATGGCCCGACGATGGAAACGCTGATCGAGCGCCAGCTCGGCAACGCCGACAAGGCGCTCGGCAGCCACGGCCAGCAGCGCCCGGCGCGCCGCGTGGTCACGCAGTACGACCTGGGCCTCGTGCACACTGAGTCGCGCTTCGAGCTGCCGCGCATCGTGGAAGCGCTGCGCCGCAAGAACCACGGCACGCTGTGCTTCCACGGCGCGCCCGGCACCGGCAAGACCGCGCTCGCCGAGCACATCGCCCAGGAGCTGCAGCGGCCGCTGCTCGTGCGCCAGGCCTCCGACCTCGTCAGCAAGTACGTCGGCGAGACCGAGGCCAACATGGCGCGCATGTTCGAGGAGGCCGAGTCGGAAAACGCGGTGCTGCTGCTCGACGAGGCCGACAGCTTCCTGCGCAGCCGGCGCATGGCCGAGCGCAACTACGAGGTCACCGAGGTCAACGAGATGCTGCAGGGCATGGAGCGCTTCGGCGGCGTCTTCATCTGCACCACCAACCTCTTCGACGATCTGGACGAGGCGGCACTGCGTCGCTTCAGCTTCAAGATCCGCTTCCTGCCGCTCAAGCCCGAGCAGCGCGAGCGCATGTTCGTGATCGAGGCGCTGGACGGCGCCGAAGCGGCGCTCACGCGCGAGCAGATCGAGCGCCTGCACAAGCTCGATGCGCTCACGCCCGGCGACTTCGCGGCCGTCAAGCGCCAGGTCGACGTGCTGGGCGTGGCGTTTGCGCCCGACGAGTTCCTGTCGCAGCTGGAGGCCGAGCACCGGGTCAAGCCCGAGGTGCGGCGGCGCCGCGAAATCGGCTTCCTGCACTGA
- a CDS encoding DUF3567 domain-containing protein, which translates to MQMLYNSDSFAVLQFDGLNADATRLDSALTRGGYEIVDKFARKEIFIEGAMAETFKLGVEALIEDGEPSEEEIDDYISRYTSLMQHPVVMH; encoded by the coding sequence ATGCAGATGCTCTACAACTCCGACAGCTTCGCCGTGCTCCAGTTCGACGGGCTCAACGCCGACGCCACGCGCCTCGACAGCGCCCTCACGCGCGGCGGCTACGAGATCGTGGACAAGTTCGCACGCAAGGAGATCTTCATCGAGGGGGCGATGGCCGAGACTTTCAAGCTCGGCGTCGAGGCCCTGATCGAAGACGGCGAGCCTTCGGAAGAAGAGATCGACGACTACATCTCGCGCTACACCTCGCTGATGCAGCATCCCGTGGTCATGCACTGA